A segment of the Delphinus delphis chromosome 20, mDelDel1.2, whole genome shotgun sequence genome:
CCttggattctggaacagaaaaaagaggaCATTCGGGTAAAAAGTGGCAAAATCCAAATGAAGTCTGGAGTTTAGTGAAGAGTCTTAAGAGTCATGTTGGtttcttagttgtgacaaatgttCCACGATAATGTAAGAAGATAGCAAGAGGGGAATCGGGGTGAGTTACAAAGTTATCTtcgtaacttttctgtaaatatgaaggtattccaaaattttaaatatatatatatttaaaaaatagacctGTCCCTCTCCTCCTAGCTTATTGCTTCCCAGTCCCTCAAACACTATGTTTGTTTCACCCTGAGGGACCTTTGCACCTGCTTGTCCCTCTGCTGGGAATAATCAACTCCCAGGTCAGCTGGCTGCATCCCACAGTATCCTTCTCTAACCCTCTTATCTAAAATAAGcccatgggggacttccctggaagtccagtggttaagactctgagcttccactacaggggaacgcaggttccatccctggtcggggaactaagatcccacatgcccggtggcgtggccaaaaaataaaataaccctcTGCCCCCTGTGCCTCTATATCACTTGTCCTGTCTTTACACCTTCACAGCCCTCCTGCATATAGAAACTGTACTGTGTCTTGTGTGTTTCTCTCCCAACATGTAAAGTTTCAGTAGCGTGCATGTATTTTGTCCCGGGCTAAATCCCAAGCCCCCAACCTGGAGCGTAGCATATAGCaggcactgaataatatttcttaaataaatagatatgagAATGACTATTgcttctcaataaaatactaccaCGACCACCAGCAATAACAATAAGAAACTCTCATTGGTTGAGACTTATTGTAGTCCAGATCATGTGTGGACTACTTTACACACGTGATACATCCTTTAAACCTCACGAGGTCCTAGAAGGTAATGTTAGCCCAGAGCTTAGAGTGAAATCCAGCCTCTAAGGTTCCAGTCCATCTACTaacccctctgcccccaggagtACCCAATGTCCAGATTTCCCTAAACGTCCCTTTAGTCCTAAAGAACACCATCGGGTCCCCTAAGGACACGGCCCAGGAATAcaggtggagagaggaggggggtAGGGACTCCTGcgtctgaggggggaggggctgggggcctggactcctgggtctgaggggggaggggccgggggcctggacTCCTAcgtctgaggggggaggggctgggggcctggactcctgggtctgaggggggaggggctgggggcctggacccctgggtctgagggaggagggattAGGGGCGGGGACTCCTGGGTCTGAaggaggaggggccgggggcctggatcctgggtctgagggaggaggggccggggccTGGATCCTGGATCTGAGGGAGGAGCTGGCTCGAGCGCCCGGCTCCTGGGTCTCCGGAAGGCGGGGTCTGCGACCTGAGATACGTGGGGTTGACGCACTGGAACCCCGCGAACTCAGCCCTGCACGCTTTCCTGCAACTCTGCACGCCCCGCAAACCACGCCCCCTTTCTGACAAAGTCCCACCCATCTTCTTCCAGACGCTTCCCCGCTCACAGGGCCGTGGAGAAGTCGTGGCGAGGGTCCTAGAAAAGACTTGAAAGACCCCGGTGAAGATGGAACAGAAGGAAGGGACTGGGCCAGAGGGGTGAGAGACGCGAGACTTCCTGCGGGGAGCACAGACTCCCAGAAAGAGGGAGGGTAGAGAAAATCAGAGAGTTGAACAGACCCAGAgagtatcaggaaaaaaaaaaaaaaaagtcttgggtatcatcacacagaaacagaatctTCGACAATCTTGGTGACAGAGAGAGTTGAGCGAGATGCTTAGAAATAGGGAGAGAGCTAGAAACATATTTGTGGAACAGAGAAATTTCGAGAAGGAACCAGAATTGAAGATGCCAGACCCAGCCGTAGGGCTGGAGAAATAATAATTGtccacatttattgaacacttcccAGACCCAGCCCTTTAATAAGCACCTTTGATACCGGCAGAAGCTATCTCTTGGTATGAAAACGTAAGGTTCGGAATGGGAAAATGATTTGCCCAAACACAACGCGAGGGACGCAGCCTGGAATGGGAGCCGCGTTCTGTGGGATGCTGGAGCTCCGGCagagctgtctgtctgtctgtcaagAAAAcgggaagaaacagagagaaaggggcCTGGAAGTCAGAGGCGAGCTCAGTCCTGAGGATGGGGAGAAATGGACTCCTGGGAGAAGCCGGGAAGCAGAAAGGCTGCATCAGGGAAGGCGTATGCAGATGGGGAGACCCACTGACCTGTCCTTTTGTTATTCTAGGAACGACCTGCCTTCCCCAGGGACTGAGGCGTGGCCGCCTGCACCTTTCCCAGCcctgttcccttctctcctgggCACCCCAGATCCAGCCCACCTGGGGCTCCCTGAGAGCCTGGCCGCTGTCACTGTCCCCATCCGTCTGGATGCTCTCTCCTACCTCCTGCACAGCGCCCTGATGGGAGCCTACACGCTTCAGCAGTCCTTGCCCTCCTGCCCCTGCGCCCCACAGGCGTGCTGCACCCAGCCGGGCACCGCCAAGAGGCCGCCCAGGGGACGAGGGGGCAGGGACGCCCGACGCAGGCCAGGCCGGGGTCAGGGCCAGCGGCAGTGGGGACTTGGGAGGGCTGAGCAGGCAGAGAGTGGCTGGGTGGGGAACCCTGGGGCTGGCCCCAAGACCCCGCCGATGACGCTGCCATCACCAGCACCACCTGCCCAGGATGGGAGGAAGGACGCCCAGGGTCCGGAGCCGCCCCTGGAGACGCCGCCTGCTGATGACTGGGAGGCCGAGTACTAGGACCCTGAGGACCCTGCACCCTGGACTCCGGAGGGGGCCCTTGAGGGTCACCAGGAGGGTGTTCCTGGAGCCCAGGGTGACCTCAGCCCTGCCGGAGATACCCAAGAAACATCCTGCTCCCATCCCTCTTCCTCTCAAACCACAGCCTCAGGAGAGGATCCTGCGAGTCACCTGGTGAAACCCAGACCTGACATAGGATCCCAAGCCAGGGAAACAGCCCTGAACCTCATGCCCAAACCCAAGCCTCTTCCCATTTCTCACACTGTTCCCAGCTACAGCGACAACACTCACCTCGCTCTCAGTGCCCAGGGCTCCTCCAGCCATGCCCAGGCCCATTCCTAACCCCAAAGCCATTCCCACTTGCCTCTGCCAGCCCCATCCCACGGCCACACTGAATCCCACATCCCGCAGCCGTTCACCCCCATTCCATTCTCCATCTCCGCCCTGACCCATCCTCATTCCCATCCACCTGAAGGCCAACCAATCCTCATCCCTGATTTCTCCTGCACTCCAGCCCTGTCTTCAACCCCAGCCAGCCCCGCCTCGCCCTCAACCTCCTTCCTGTCCCAGCCCCAAACGTGACATGCCCTGTGACCCCACCTGCAAAGAACCCCATTGGCCCAACAtatccagacacctgcagcccCACCCCATCTCCTGCCTTTGGGGGAGCGGGGCGGGTTGAACAATAAATGGCTGAGTGACCCTACgtcttgtgtctgtgtgtgcttacACAGCTTGGGCTAACCCCGAGGGTGCCGTGGAACGAGGCCCGTGACAGGGTGCTAGGGCGGCTGGGAGGGTCACAGAGAGAGGCCGGTGGGACcaggggctgcggggagggagggccTGGATTCCTGCTTCAGCGAATTCCATCTGGGGCGTCTGCCACCACTGCACTTCTGCCTGCTGGAAGCTGCTGGGCCATGGGGCCATTGTATGGGGAGGCTTAAGGGATTTGGGAGACCCTGGGAGCAGAGAGGCCAGCGACCTGACCGGGCTCAGTCTGCACAGAGGGTCCGAGGCAGACGGAGGGTTCAGGGCAGGCTCTGCCCCTCAGGTAGGGACCAGGTGTGGGAGCCATGGGCCCCTCCTCCCCCTAAATCTGGCGGCCAGGCCTCCTTTCTCTCGCAGGGACGTGGTAGGGTCCTAGCCCTAGCCCCCTCCTCACCTCGAACCTGGGAGTCCAGGGCCCCGGCCCCCTCCATCCCCCAAAGACTTGGTGTCCCACTGGCCAGCCCCTTCCTGGCTTAGGACCTGGAAGTCTAGGTCCCCAGCCCCTTTCTCCCCCCAGGACCCAAGGGTCTAGGTTCtcagcctctcctcccccagaCTCAGGAGTCCAGATCCCGAGCTCCCTCTGCCCCCCCAGACCCAGGGATCCAGGTGTCCAGTTCCTTCCTCTCCTTGGGACCTAATGTCCCAgccccccagctccctcctcacctAGGATCTGGAAGTCTAGGGCCCCAGCTTCTCGTCCCTCAGACTAGGAATCTCGAGCCCCGGTCCCTTCTCCCTCAGGACATGGGAATCCAGCTCCCGACCCCGTCTCTCCTTTTACCCACAGATCACCATGTACAGCTTCATGGGCGGCGGCCTCTTCTGCGCCTGGGTGGGGACCATCCTCCTGGTGGCGGCCACGGCGACAGACCACTGGATGCAGTATCGGCTGTCGGGGGCCTTCGCCCACCAGGGCCTCTGGCGATACTGCCTGGGCAGCAAGTGCTACCTGCAGACGGAGAGCATCGGTGAGGCCCCGGGGCAGGGTCTGGGCTGTGCCTGGGGTCAGAGCCTCACGCGGGGCAGAACCTTACGGTGGAAAGGCCACCTGTTTGCAGGTGGAGAACCTTGTGGCTCGGGGAGGGAAAGCGTCcggcccaaggtcactcagcgtGGAaggggcagaactgggatttcagtatttttttctagGACAATTACAGGATGTACCGATTTAGAGGTTAAGTAGAGAGGTGACATTTCCTGGCATGAAATAGAGGTCAGGTATAGCAGTTGGGGCTGGGGTTATCAGAAGAGCATTTTCTAAATATCTACTAGGTGTCAAGAACTATATTAGGTACCAGGAGGATACAGAAGCAATACGGACCGTCAGTTTGCTAACACTGGATGGGGTACTTTTTAATACTTGCTGTGAGGCAAGCCAtgtaacatatgtgtatatgtatatatgtgtgtgtgtgtatatgtgtatatagatatatacgtgtatatattaCACTATATATTGTAAACATGGAGATAAAAATAGTACTTACAGTATAGGATTCCTGCAATCTATATCATATAATACACATTATTATAATATACTATGTACCTCTACGTGCCTctttccatatacatatatatttgtatatatgcacAGTCTTCCCTCAGTCCCTCAGTAGCCACAgagaattggttccaggacccgccGTGGATACCAAAGCCTCCGGATGCTCGAGCCATGTAGTCGGCCCTCCGTATCCGCGGTTCCGTATCCACGGTGGTTCTGCATCTGGGGATTAAACCAACCGCGGATAGTGTAGTgctgtatgtatttattgaaaacaattctcatgtaagtggacctgcacagttcaaacctgtgccgttcaagggtcaaatgtatatgcatgcatatatatggaaagaGAGACGCATAGAGATGTATAGTATAttgcataatatatattatacaatatacattatataatatattaataatacataGTATATCACATGTTCTATATTATCTGTATCCAATCATagtgtagtaataataataacaataactggCATGTACTGTTACTGTGTCCTACCTGCTACTCTAAGCGCTTTGCCTGGATTAACTCCCTTCGGTGTCCCAACAACACTAAGAGGGCTGTTCCGTTGTGTCCGTGAATTAAGACACGATACTTGACCTC
Coding sequences within it:
- the C20H19orf84 gene encoding uncharacterized protein C19orf84 homolog produces the protein MEQKEGTGPEGNDLPSPGTEAWPPAPFPALFPSLLGTPDPAHLGLPESLAAVTVPIRLDALSYLLHSALMGAYTLQQSLPSCPCAPQACCTQPGTAKRPPRGRGGRDARRRPGRGQGQRQWGLGRAEQAESGWVGNPGAGPKTPPMTLPSPAPPAQDGRKDAQGPEPPLETPPADDWEAEY